The DNA region CCTGCGCGAATCCGGCCGGGTCCCGCCAGATCAGCTCCAGTCGCTGGGCCCCGAACCGTCGCTTGAGTTCGGTGGCGGTGCCCTCGGCGGCCAGCCGGCCCTGGTGCAGCACGGTGATCCGGTCGGCCAGCCGGTCCGCCTCCTCCAGGTACTGGGTGGTCAGCAGCACGGTGACCCCGGCCTGGGCGAGTTCACCGATCACCTCCCACAGGCCCTGCCGACTGCGGGGGTCCAGCCCGGTGGTCGGCTCGTCCAGGAAGATCACCGAGGGGGTGCCGACCAGGCTGGCCGCCAGGTCCAGCCGACGGCGCATCCCCCCGGAGTAGGTCCGCACCCGCCGACCGGCGGCCTCGACGAGGTCGAACCGTTCCAGCAGGGTTGCGGCCCGGCGGCGGGCGGCCGGGCCGGAGAGCCCGGTCAGCCGGGCCAGCATGGTCAGGTTCTCCACCCCGGTCTGCCCGTCGTCCAGGGCGGCGTGCTGGCCGGCGAGGCTGATCACCCGCCGGACCTGCCGCCGGTGGTGCCGTACGTCGTGCCCGGCCACCCGGGCGGTGCCGGAGTCCGGCCGGGTCAGGGTGGCCAGGATCCGCACCGTGGTGGTCTTGCCGGCCCCGTTGGGGCCCAGCAGGGCGTGCACTCCGCCGGTGGCCACCCGCATGGTCAGCCCGTCCAGCACCACCAGTTCGCCGTAGGTCTTGCGCAGGTCCTCCAGCTCCACCGCCGGGGGTCCGTTGGTCA from Micromonospora sp. NBC_01739 includes:
- a CDS encoding ATP-binding cassette domain-containing protein, encoding MTNGPPAVELEDLRKTYGELVVLDGLTMRVATGGVHALLGPNGAGKTTTVRILATLTRPDSGTARVAGHDVRHHRRQVRRVISLAGQHAALDDGQTGVENLTMLARLTGLSGPAARRRAATLLERFDLVEAAGRRVRTYSGGMRRRLDLAASLVGTPSVIFLDEPTTGLDPRSRQGLWEVIGELAQAGVTVLLTTQYLEEADRLADRITVLHQGRLAAEGTATELKRRFGAQRLELIWRDPAGFAQVAQRLGDRVLGQDPARLALAVSTDGSAPQVRRLLDEIDPDRHGVVRFTVREATLDDVFLTLTGRPEVTHV